One region of Limnospira fusiformis SAG 85.79 genomic DNA includes:
- the cas6 gene encoding CRISPR system precrRNA processing endoribonuclease RAMP protein Cas6 has protein sequence MLIRSTWTLTVCEPMTLPRSYGLELVKQLHHQLGLGIGLNMIPDTSFSSIMGRCLGAGDFITFQPEELYQLTFSGLQEKSSKAIASLDLSGGLEFLGVQFKVTDRQDNITSYEQLYTTLVANEPEPIFESQLKFTTPTSFAQKAIKLPLPVPGLMFRSWLQSWNNFAPIYLGSGELITYLANAIALKRHRISTQLCRIGKDSVNGFVGEITLKALYKTDPLLVNVANLLVQYSEFSGTGIKTRLGMGHTETYSRIN, from the coding sequence ATGCTGATTCGTTCAACTTGGACATTGACTGTTTGTGAACCGATGACACTTCCTAGGTCTTACGGCTTGGAGTTGGTCAAACAACTTCATCATCAATTGGGGTTAGGAATTGGTCTCAATATGATCCCCGACACCAGCTTTTCTAGCATCATGGGACGGTGCTTGGGGGCTGGAGATTTCATTACATTTCAACCTGAAGAGTTGTATCAGCTAACCTTTTCTGGTTTGCAAGAAAAAAGTTCTAAAGCGATCGCATCTCTTGATTTATCAGGTGGTTTAGAATTTTTAGGAGTTCAATTTAAAGTTACCGATCGCCAAGATAATATCACAAGTTACGAACAACTTTACACTACCTTAGTAGCTAATGAACCGGAGCCAATTTTTGAGTCTCAACTCAAGTTTACAACTCCCACTTCTTTCGCCCAAAAAGCCATAAAGCTCCCCCTTCCAGTTCCCGGACTGATGTTTCGGAGTTGGCTGCAATCTTGGAATAATTTTGCTCCGATTTATTTGGGTAGTGGAGAATTGATTACTTATTTAGCAAATGCGATCGCTCTTAAACGTCATCGAATTTCTACTCAGCTATGTAGAATTGGGAAAGACTCAGTTAATGGATTTGTTGGTGAAATCACCTTAAAGGCATTGTACAAAACCGACCCCCTACTGGTGAATGTCGCGAATTTGTTGGTTCAATATTCTGAGTTTTCAGGAACTGGAATTAAGACAAGATTGGGAATGGGTCATACAGAAACTTATTCAAGGATTAATTAA
- the csm4 gene encoding type III-A CRISPR-associated RAMP protein Csm4, which produces MSNYKLVSLNFGQHSTHFGEVGIGVEETSERVRSDTLFSALIIAYARLFGKDAVEDLLKSFDSSPPFRVSSTFIYSENGQKRIDYLPKPLKFPRGYPVGNDLEFTKTYKKIHYLPLDIWQRWYQGSGFTVTDRTELIDYTNQANSSGNLKNSGIFDYSQAYQIHKTPKVAIDRTTRATNFYHTGFVQFNKSCGLYFLIDLVKVDKDLENRLFAALNLLGDEGLGGERSSGAGQFKPTWSDLSDTWQNLLNCPQSTDYSLISLLWENPISDTLHNDRASYGILERGGWISSPFSGRQLRRKKVRMFVEGSVFPVRTDGQLADVTPYEFQKLHKVYRSGIGFSLPIIL; this is translated from the coding sequence ATGAGCAACTACAAGCTAGTTAGCCTCAATTTCGGACAACACTCTACCCATTTTGGTGAAGTCGGAATTGGAGTTGAAGAAACGAGCGAACGAGTGCGTTCTGATACATTATTTAGCGCGCTAATTATTGCCTATGCTCGGTTATTTGGAAAAGATGCTGTTGAAGATTTACTAAAATCTTTTGACTCATCGCCTCCTTTTCGGGTCAGCTCAACATTTATTTACTCTGAGAATGGTCAAAAAAGGATTGACTACCTACCAAAACCGCTCAAATTTCCGCGCGGGTATCCGGTGGGGAATGACTTGGAATTTACCAAGACTTACAAAAAAATTCACTACTTACCTCTGGATATTTGGCAACGCTGGTATCAAGGTAGTGGTTTTACGGTAACCGATCGCACCGAATTGATTGATTATACTAACCAGGCTAACAGTTCTGGTAATCTTAAAAATTCGGGAATTTTCGACTATAGCCAAGCCTATCAAATCCATAAAACTCCCAAAGTGGCGATCGACCGAACAACTCGGGCGACCAATTTCTACCATACTGGTTTTGTGCAATTTAATAAGTCCTGTGGATTGTACTTTTTAATAGATTTGGTTAAAGTAGATAAAGACCTAGAAAATAGACTTTTTGCCGCCTTAAATTTATTGGGGGATGAAGGCTTAGGCGGTGAGCGTTCCAGTGGCGCAGGACAGTTTAAACCCACTTGGTCAGATCTATCTGATACATGGCAAAACTTGCTTAACTGTCCTCAATCAACCGACTACAGTTTAATCAGTTTGCTTTGGGAAAATCCGATTTCGGATACACTCCATAATGATAGAGCTAGTTATGGAATACTGGAACGAGGGGGATGGATTTCCTCTCCCTTTTCTGGGCGACAACTGCGACGCAAAAAAGTGCGGATGTTTGTGGAAGGCTCGGTATTTCCGGTGCGTACTGACGGACAATTAGCGGATGTAACTCCCTACGAATTTCAAAAATTGCATAAAGTGTATCGGAGTGGAATTGGTTTTAGCTTGCCTATTATCCTATAA
- a CDS encoding GTPase domain-containing protein — protein MAARWWWDAIANWKSGHRLTQNRLTRPPCLDLFIGTFPMGVIYIGDRNTGKTSLVLELAHPSSQFVKVTDPLYDQLKALLCDKGKTKATDASQATHDRQLEIEVTLPSRPKNIYTEWIDTPGEIWRATWKNDNPDEWRKFLKTAHSSQGVCLVLSPYREIIRQGDGIIQEDFITRKQWIKRFERWVKFFRQDCRQAKHLVLCLNKADLIRGIDLKEEAQKLAYHPVNAEMNWMQRNNYVFKRFFSPLQSHIAELNQYTSGLSVKCFITSIYSRELVELPWIYLGTYLSSNQ, from the coding sequence GTGGCGGCGCGGTGGTGGTGGGATGCGATCGCCAACTGGAAGTCTGGCCATAGACTCACCCAGAACCGATTGACCCGACCACCATGTTTAGACCTTTTTATTGGAACTTTTCCTATGGGCGTTATCTATATCGGCGATCGCAATACTGGCAAAACTTCCCTAGTCCTGGAACTGGCTCATCCCAGCAGCCAGTTCGTCAAAGTCACCGATCCCCTTTACGATCAACTTAAAGCCCTTCTGTGTGACAAGGGAAAAACCAAGGCTACCGATGCCAGCCAGGCTACCCACGATCGCCAACTGGAGATCGAAGTGACCCTGCCCAGCCGACCCAAAAACATCTATACCGAATGGATAGATACACCGGGGGAAATATGGCGCGCGACTTGGAAAAACGACAACCCCGACGAGTGGAGAAAATTTTTGAAAACCGCTCACAGCAGTCAAGGGGTGTGCCTAGTCCTGTCCCCCTACCGGGAAATTATCCGCCAGGGGGATGGCATCATTCAGGAAGACTTTATCACCCGCAAACAATGGATTAAACGATTTGAGCGCTGGGTAAAATTTTTCCGCCAAGACTGTCGCCAAGCCAAACATCTGGTTCTGTGTCTGAACAAAGCCGACCTGATCCGAGGCATCGACCTGAAAGAAGAAGCCCAAAAACTAGCCTACCATCCCGTCAATGCGGAGATGAACTGGATGCAACGCAACAACTACGTTTTCAAAAGGTTTTTCAGTCCCCTACAATCCCACATCGCCGAACTGAACCAATATACCTCCGGTTTATCCGTGAAATGTTTCATCACTAGCATTTACAGCCGGGAACTGGTGGAACTTCCTTGGATTTATCTGGGCACTTATCTTAGTAGTAACCAATAA
- the csx2 gene encoding TIGR02221 family CRISPR-associated protein: MRTAITKIISFLGFNSYQVTKYQHPTQSISLTTKYYQEALAEFYQPQKIYIFLTPTVETKCPGRGDQKEDRSNWHQLEEILAHKFPELEIVPVKNIPERNSPEDIWTIFNKVNECLEDGDRVIFDITHSFRSVPIVALLAVSYFRVVRNITIEGLLYGAFEAKENGITPTFDLLPVVRLFDWLTATDQFLKTGNGEDLAKLLQEAQGHTQALGDRILEISQGLQLLRPMDVMTAAAALPESIEQGKPDLARVVPPFELLLNRVVSEYGQFALAEPKNYQVNGKAALQKQLFEIEWYAKKGLYVQAISLGREWLPSLLCYHFELDPMEKQAREEMEILCCGGKVGERESIYRSQYKEIEPSKRKMINQLWNNPPCKLANLRNDVLHSGFRKDPKSVEEIKQTLQKIVEDLKTIAQVWGVFDEE, encoded by the coding sequence ATGAGAACCGCTATCACGAAAATCATTTCTTTTCTGGGATTCAACTCTTACCAAGTTACCAAATATCAACATCCTACCCAGTCAATCTCTTTAACAACCAAATATTACCAAGAGGCTTTGGCTGAATTTTATCAGCCCCAGAAAATATATATTTTCTTGACTCCAACAGTTGAAACAAAATGTCCTGGTAGGGGAGACCAGAAAGAAGACCGCTCAAATTGGCATCAACTTGAAGAAATATTGGCACACAAGTTTCCTGAACTTGAGATTGTCCCAGTCAAAAACATTCCTGAGCGGAATAGTCCAGAAGATATCTGGACAATTTTCAATAAAGTTAATGAATGTTTGGAAGATGGCGATCGCGTCATTTTTGATATTACTCATTCATTTCGCTCTGTGCCAATTGTTGCGCTTTTGGCAGTTAGTTATTTTCGAGTGGTGCGAAATATTACCATTGAAGGTTTGCTTTATGGTGCATTTGAAGCTAAGGAGAATGGCATTACCCCCACCTTTGACCTTTTACCAGTAGTCCGCTTGTTTGACTGGCTTACAGCAACCGATCAGTTTCTGAAAACTGGGAATGGTGAAGACTTGGCGAAATTGTTGCAAGAGGCACAGGGTCATACTCAAGCATTGGGCGATCGCATTTTAGAAATTTCTCAAGGTTTGCAGTTATTGCGTCCCATGGATGTCATGACCGCCGCCGCAGCTTTACCGGAAAGTATTGAACAAGGTAAACCAGACTTAGCACGAGTTGTTCCACCTTTTGAACTATTATTAAATCGTGTGGTGAGTGAGTATGGTCAATTTGCTTTAGCTGAACCGAAAAACTATCAAGTCAATGGCAAAGCTGCATTACAGAAACAGCTTTTTGAGATTGAGTGGTATGCCAAGAAGGGTCTATATGTCCAAGCTATATCACTAGGACGGGAATGGCTACCTTCTCTCCTCTGTTATCATTTTGAACTCGATCCAATGGAGAAACAAGCACGGGAGGAAATGGAAATCCTTTGTTGTGGTGGTAAAGTGGGAGAGCGTGAGTCAATTTACCGCAGTCAATATAAAGAGATTGAACCATCTAAGCGTAAGATGATCAATCAGTTATGGAATAATCCCCCTTGTAAGTTGGCTAATTTACGCAATGATGTTCTTCATTCTGGTTTCCGTAAAGATCCGAAAAGTGTTGAAGAGATCAAACAAACATTACAAAAAATTGTCGAAGACCTGAAAACAATTGCTCAGGTCTGGGGTGTATTTGATGAAGAATAG
- the csm5 gene encoding type III-A CRISPR-associated RAMP protein Csm5 has product MVSAFNISKPQVYETRTIQLSSPLLHIGSAVSRLNPFEYVQTSQRVYLPEQEALARELSNRGKLQDYISAIEHRQEILSILRSTFGENWQDAKDVLGNPIFPPGAIDRKWTDEKVTDLRPMIRNGFGQLYIPGSSIKGAIRTAIAYYLLKNAEKYGVPNSNRVSAIEERLRQQLDNNHLQKQQKWADDQLFMDSLFADFSLNYQGKSMAAATGPNTDIMRAVQVTDSQPLMERKVTMKNNKIVTFNIPVVAEILVSSHFDNDNAKYRASIYAEVVRNVKTQFTLSLDTEMLSWFQHKRGMKIPFKSVDELLNICQSFAKEQWDGEHDYWMMVKNKQHQGKNLDFAAIRDFYEPEQCPYHLRIGWASGMTGTTVGWLFADDLRSQIRDTCGIRAPQFEAPKSRRTVVDPNGNIKYVPGWVKFRG; this is encoded by the coding sequence ATGGTTTCAGCTTTCAATATTTCCAAGCCTCAAGTTTATGAAACTAGAACAATTCAGTTATCGAGTCCGCTTTTACACATTGGCTCTGCGGTGTCTCGGCTCAACCCATTTGAATATGTTCAAACCAGTCAAAGAGTCTATCTTCCAGAGCAAGAAGCTCTGGCTAGAGAATTGTCAAATCGAGGCAAATTGCAGGATTATATCAGTGCGATAGAGCATCGACAAGAAATTCTCAGTATTCTGAGATCAACTTTTGGTGAAAATTGGCAAGATGCTAAAGATGTTTTGGGAAATCCTATTTTTCCACCAGGAGCAATTGATAGGAAATGGACTGATGAAAAAGTAACTGATTTACGGCCCATGATTCGTAATGGATTCGGACAGCTTTACATTCCCGGCAGCTCAATTAAAGGTGCCATTAGAACAGCGATCGCTTATTACTTACTCAAAAATGCTGAGAAGTACGGAGTTCCTAATTCTAACCGAGTGAGTGCGATCGAGGAACGACTGAGGCAGCAGTTAGATAATAACCACTTGCAAAAACAACAAAAGTGGGCAGACGATCAGCTATTCATGGATAGTTTATTTGCGGATTTCTCATTAAATTATCAGGGAAAATCAATGGCAGCGGCTACCGGGCCGAATACTGATATTATGCGAGCTGTTCAAGTTACTGATTCTCAACCTCTAATGGAAAGGAAAGTGACGATGAAAAATAACAAAATAGTTACTTTTAACATTCCCGTTGTAGCTGAAATTCTGGTTTCTAGTCACTTTGATAATGATAATGCTAAATACAGAGCTTCTATTTATGCAGAAGTTGTCAGAAATGTTAAAACCCAGTTTACTTTGTCCTTAGATACGGAAATGTTATCCTGGTTTCAACACAAAAGAGGCATGAAAATTCCTTTTAAATCCGTTGATGAATTGCTGAATATTTGCCAAAGTTTTGCTAAAGAACAGTGGGATGGAGAACATGATTACTGGATGATGGTCAAAAACAAACAGCATCAAGGTAAAAATCTTGATTTTGCAGCAATTAGAGATTTTTATGAACCAGAACAATGCCCTTATCATTTGCGAATAGGTTGGGCTAGTGGGATGACCGGAACCACGGTAGGATGGCTATTTGCAGATGATTTGAGATCCCAAATTAGAGATACTTGTGGGATAAGAGCTCCCCAATTTGAAGCTCCCAAATCTCGTCGTACTGTGGTCGATCCTAATGGCAATATTAAATATGTCCCGGGGTGGGTAAAGTTTCGAGGATAA